In Salmonella enterica subsp. enterica serovar Typhimurium str. LT2, a single window of DNA contains:
- the iroN gene encoding TonB-dependent siderophore receptor protein (similar to E. coli outer membrane receptor for ferric enterobactin (enterochelin) and colicins B and D (AAC73685.1); Blastp hit to AAC73685.1 (746 aa), 52% identity in aa 3 - 728, 44% identity in aa 245 - 746): MGMRVKKFIWLITVVSTGVNSPLSAAESTDDNGETMVVESTAEQVLKQQPGVSIITRDDIQKNPPVNDLADIIRKMPGVNLTGNSASGTRGNNRQIDIRGMGPENTLVLIDGVPVTSRNSVRYSWRGERDTRGDTNWVPPEMVERIEVIRGPAVARYGSGAAGGVVNIITKRPTNDWHGSLSLYTNQPESSKEGDTRRGNFSLSGPLAGDTLTMRLYGNLNRTDADSWDINSSAGTKNAAGREGVTNKDINSVFSWKMTPQQILDFEAGYSRQGNIYAGDTQNSTSNAVTKSLAQSGRETNRLYRQNYGLTHNGIWDWGQSRLGFYYEKTDNTRMNEGLSGGGEGRITNDQTFTTNRLTSYRTSGEVNVPVIWLFEQTLTVGAEWNRDELNDPSSTSLTVKDSNIAGIPGSAANRSSKNKSEISALYVEDNIEPMAGTNIIPGLRFDYLSESGSNFSPSLNLSQELGEYVKVKAGIARAFKAPNLYQTSEGYLLYSKGNGCPKDITSGGCYLVGNKNLDPEISINKEIGLEFTVDDYHASVTYFRNDYQNKIVAGDQIIGRSASGAYVLQWQNGGKALIEGIEASMAVPLMPDRLNWNTNATYMIASEQKDTGNPLSIIPKYTVNTFLDWTITSALSANVNWTLYGKQKPRTHAESRSEETKGLSGKALGAYSLVGANVNYDINKNLRLNVGISNIFDKQIYRSAEGANTYNEPGRAYYAGVTASF; encoded by the coding sequence ATGGGTATGAGAGTTAAGAAGTTCATCTGGTTAATAACCGTGGTTTCTACAGGGGTTAATAGTCCATTATCAGCAGCAGAATCTACTGACGACAACGGCGAAACGATGGTGGTTGAATCCACCGCCGAGCAAGTATTAAAGCAACAGCCGGGCGTTTCGATTATTACTCGTGACGATATTCAAAAGAATCCTCCCGTTAACGATCTTGCCGATATTATTCGTAAGATGCCTGGGGTTAATCTTACCGGCAATAGCGCCTCGGGGACGCGCGGAAATAACCGACAAATTGATATTCGTGGTATGGGGCCGGAAAATACCTTAGTGCTGATTGACGGCGTGCCGGTGACGTCGCGAAATTCGGTTCGCTATAGCTGGCGCGGAGAACGCGACACCCGTGGCGATACGAACTGGGTACCGCCGGAGATGGTAGAACGTATTGAAGTGATCCGTGGGCCCGCCGTCGCGCGCTATGGCTCCGGTGCCGCTGGCGGGGTGGTGAATATCATCACCAAACGTCCGACTAACGACTGGCACGGCTCGCTGTCGCTCTATACCAACCAGCCGGAAAGCAGCAAAGAAGGTGACACCCGGCGGGGTAACTTTAGCCTTAGCGGTCCGTTGGCTGGTGATACGTTGACGATGCGCCTGTACGGTAATCTCAACAGAACCGATGCCGATAGCTGGGATATTAACTCCTCCGCCGGTACCAAAAATGCCGCCGGACGGGAGGGGGTCACCAATAAAGATATTAATAGCGTCTTCTCATGGAAAATGACCCCGCAGCAAATCCTTGATTTTGAAGCGGGATATAGTCGGCAGGGGAATATTTATGCTGGCGATACGCAAAACAGTACTTCAAACGCGGTTACCAAAAGTCTGGCGCAGTCCGGGCGGGAGACCAATCGCCTGTACCGGCAGAATTACGGTCTAACTCATAACGGCATCTGGGACTGGGGGCAAAGCCGCCTGGGGTTCTACTATGAAAAAACCGATAACACCCGCATGAATGAGGGGCTCTCCGGCGGCGGCGAGGGGCGTATTACCAACGACCAGACGTTCACCACTAACCGCCTGACCTCGTATCGCACCAGCGGCGAGGTGAATGTCCCGGTGATATGGCTATTTGAGCAAACGCTCACCGTCGGCGCGGAGTGGAACCGCGATGAGCTGAACGATCCTTCCTCTACCAGTCTGACGGTTAAGGATAGCAATATCGCCGGGATTCCCGGTTCGGCGGCTAACCGTAGCAGCAAAAATAAATCGGAAATCAGTGCGCTGTACGTTGAAGATAATATCGAACCTATGGCCGGTACCAATATTATTCCGGGTCTGCGTTTTGACTATTTGAGCGAATCCGGGAGTAATTTTAGTCCCAGTCTTAACCTTTCCCAGGAGTTAGGTGAATACGTCAAGGTGAAAGCCGGTATTGCCCGTGCCTTTAAGGCTCCGAACTTGTATCAAACCAGTGAGGGGTATTTACTCTATTCGAAAGGCAACGGTTGTCCAAAAGATATTACGTCGGGCGGCTGTTACCTGGTTGGTAATAAGAACCTCGATCCTGAAATTAGTATCAATAAAGAGATTGGGCTGGAATTTACCGTAGACGATTATCACGCAAGCGTAACGTATTTCCGTAACGATTATCAGAATAAGATTGTCGCAGGTGATCAGATTATTGGCAGAAGCGCATCTGGCGCTTATGTATTGCAGTGGCAGAACGGCGGTAAAGCGCTGATTGAAGGTATTGAAGCCAGCATGGCTGTTCCGCTGATGCCGGACCGTCTGAACTGGAATACCAATGCGACTTATATGATTGCTTCTGAGCAAAAAGATACCGGCAATCCCTTATCGATAATCCCGAAATATACGGTGAATACCTTCCTCGACTGGACTATCACCAGCGCGCTCTCCGCTAACGTCAACTGGACGTTATACGGCAAGCAAAAACCGCGAACACATGCGGAGTCGCGTAGTGAAGAGACCAAAGGATTGTCCGGGAAAGCGCTGGGGGCTTACTCACTGGTCGGCGCTAACGTTAACTACGATATCAATAAGAACCTGCGTCTTAATGTCGGTATCAGCAATATCTTCGATAAACAGATCTATCGCTCCGCCGAAGGGGCAAATACCTATAACGAACCGGGGCGGGCTTATTATGCCGGTGTGACGGCCTCGTTTTGA
- a CDS encoding putative inner membrane protein, whose amino-acid sequence MFEKENAMPGCISACSCVVSSTPPDPKAPPKPKWIELKGYCVTCTSQEDIRPPKEGEPKQKMTPRDLVLLRGLLKDLGVTQNPWQDPTVKPNNCGLPYFPVVPGERETDV is encoded by the coding sequence TTGTTTGAAAAGGAAAACGCTATGCCTGGATGTATAAGTGCCTGTTCGTGCGTTGTCAGCTCGACGCCTCCCGATCCTAAGGCCCCCCCTAAGCCTAAGTGGATAGAGTTAAAAGGTTATTGTGTTACATGTACTAGTCAGGAGGATATTCGTCCACCTAAAGAGGGTGAACCAAAGCAAAAAATGACACCCAGGGATTTAGTGCTGTTACGCGGTCTTTTAAAAGACCTGGGGGTAACACAAAATCCCTGGCAAGACCCGACAGTAAAACCCAATAACTGTGGGTTGCCATATTTTCCAGTAGTTCCTGGAGAACGAGAAACTGATGTTTGA
- a CDS encoding pipB-like protein (putative pentapeptide repeats (8 copies); similar to E. coli orf, hypothetical protein (AAC77036.1); Blastp hit to AAC77036.1 (430 aa), 25% identity in aa 148 - 306, 26% identity in aa 145 - 259, 22% identity in aa 152 - 348, 23% identity in aa 238 - 412), translating into MERSLDSLAGMAKSAFGAGTSAAMRQATSPKTILEYIINFFTCGGIRRRNETQYQELIETMAETLKSTMPDRGAPLPENIILDDMDGCRVEFNLPGENNEAGQVIVRVSKGDHSETREIPLASFEKICRALLFRCEFSLPQDSVILTAQGGMNLKGAVLTGANLTSENLCDADLSGANLEGAVLFMADCEGANFKGANLSGTSLGDSNFKNACLEDSIMCGATLDHANLTGANLQHASLLGCSMIECNCSGANMDHTNLSGATLIRADMSGATLQGATIMAAIMEGAVLTRANLRKASFISTNLDGADLAEANLNNTCFKDCTLTDLRTEDATMSTSTQTLFNEFYSENI; encoded by the coding sequence ATGGAGCGTTCACTCGATAGTCTGGCTGGTATGGCTAAATCTGCTTTTGGCGCGGGGACTTCTGCTGCTATGCGGCAAGCTACCTCGCCCAAAACCATTCTGGAATATATCATTAACTTTTTTACCTGTGGTGGGATACGTCGGAGAAATGAAACACAATATCAGGAATTGATAGAGACTATGGCTGAGACATTGAAAAGTACAATGCCTGACAGAGGTGCTCCGTTGCCAGAAAACATCATCCTGGATGATATGGATGGGTGTCGTGTCGAATTTAATCTTCCTGGTGAGAATAACGAAGCTGGACAAGTTATTGTACGAGTCAGTAAAGGCGACCATTCTGAGACAAGAGAAATTCCGCTTGCCTCTTTTGAAAAAATATGCCGAGCTTTACTATTCAGATGCGAATTTTCTCTCCCTCAGGATTCTGTAATATTAACTGCCCAGGGAGGCATGAATCTTAAAGGCGCTGTCCTTACCGGAGCAAATCTGACGTCAGAAAATTTATGTGACGCAGACTTAAGCGGCGCAAATTTAGAGGGGGCAGTGCTGTTTATGGCGGATTGTGAAGGTGCAAATTTTAAGGGCGCAAATCTATCGGGAACATCACTAGGCGACAGTAATTTCAAGAACGCCTGTCTGGAAGATAGCATTATGTGTGGCGCTACCCTCGATCACGCTAATCTTACTGGCGCCAATTTACAACACGCGAGTCTGTTAGGCTGTAGCATGATAGAATGTAATTGCTCCGGTGCAAATATGGATCACACTAATCTTTCAGGCGCAACCCTTATACGTGCTGATATGAGCGGTGCGACATTACAGGGTGCTACTATAATGGCTGCAATTATGGAAGGCGCTGTCTTAACCCGGGCAAACCTGCGAAAGGCGAGTTTCATTTCTACGAACCTGGACGGGGCTGATTTGGCTGAGGCTAATTTAAACAATACCTGTTTTAAAGATTGTACACTAACCGATTTGCGTACTGAAGACGCCACAATGTCTACAAGCACACAAACACTCTTTAACGAATTTTATAGTGAAAATATTTAG
- the virK gene encoding virK-like protein (virulence gene; similar to E. coli putative enzyme (AAC73964.1); Blastp hit to AAC73964.1 (330 aa), 39% identity in aa 47 - 329): MTMQQSDMERYNPLLMLKEVMAQTPYRHKRWGERKFRYKFLLRCLINPVTTIKYFNELCHLSQPRTLIIHRPLLPAKIQRPYLYTGLSIRCRAKAILEHYQFVQSFPESKIKKILLSEEQILLAHLEGKNGALVDIYCGPCGYDREGELTLTLCFNDTPLARLSFSFIRHEGKQIALVAGLQGPSKHIGPQVIRNATKDCYGLFPKRMLYEAFATLMQACNVDEIYAVSENNHVYRQLRYLFQKKKTFVASYSEFWESLNGVKKGALYHLPSQVMRKAPESIPSKKRAEYRKRYHILDTIIQEVNSLSR, encoded by the coding sequence ATGACGATGCAGCAAAGTGATATGGAAAGATATAATCCATTATTAATGTTAAAAGAAGTCATGGCGCAGACGCCTTATCGCCATAAACGCTGGGGAGAGCGTAAGTTTCGTTATAAATTTTTATTACGTTGCCTTATTAACCCCGTAACGACAATTAAATACTTCAATGAATTATGCCATCTGTCTCAGCCCAGAACGCTGATTATTCATCGTCCACTGTTGCCGGCAAAAATCCAGCGGCCCTATTTGTATACCGGGCTTAGCATACGTTGCCGGGCAAAAGCTATTCTGGAACACTACCAGTTCGTTCAGTCCTTTCCGGAAAGTAAAATTAAAAAGATCCTCCTGTCCGAGGAACAAATCTTACTCGCTCACCTGGAAGGAAAAAACGGTGCTCTGGTAGATATCTACTGCGGTCCCTGTGGCTATGACAGAGAAGGTGAACTGACATTAACGCTGTGCTTCAATGATACGCCGTTGGCACGTTTATCATTTTCCTTTATCCGCCATGAAGGGAAGCAAATAGCGCTGGTTGCCGGGTTACAAGGGCCCAGTAAACATATCGGCCCACAAGTCATACGTAACGCCACCAAAGATTGTTACGGTCTCTTTCCTAAACGGATGCTGTATGAAGCATTTGCGACATTGATGCAGGCCTGTAATGTCGACGAGATTTATGCGGTCAGTGAAAACAACCATGTTTATCGTCAACTCCGGTACTTATTCCAGAAGAAAAAAACTTTTGTGGCCAGCTATAGTGAATTCTGGGAGTCGCTAAACGGCGTTAAGAAAGGTGCCTTATATCATCTGCCATCACAGGTGATGCGTAAAGCGCCTGAAAGTATCCCCAGCAAAAAACGCGCAGAGTATCGGAAACGCTATCATATTCTGGATACAATAATACAAGAGGTCAACAGCCTCTCCCGGTAG
- the mig-14 gene encoding putative transcription activator, translated as MKIQEVKRILTRWQPSSFSLYREVFTQYGGSINMHPDIVDYFMKRYNWHFKFFHYKEDDKIKGAYFICNDQNIGILTRRTFPLSSDEILIPMAPDLRCFLPDRTNRLSALHQPQIRNAIWKLARKKQNCLVKETFSSKFEKTRRNEYQRFLKKGGSVKSVADCSSDELTHIFIELFRSRFGNTSSCYPADNLANFFSQLHHLLFGHILYIEGIPCAFDIVLKSESQMNIYFDVSNGAIKNECRPLSPGSILMWLNISRARHYCQERQKKLLFSIGILKPEWEYKRMWSTPYFTGKSIC; from the coding sequence GTGAAAATACAAGAAGTTAAGCGTATATTAACCCGCTGGCAACCGTCTTCCTTTTCCCTATACCGGGAGGTGTTTACGCAATACGGCGGTAGTATCAATATGCACCCAGATATTGTGGATTATTTCATGAAGCGCTATAACTGGCATTTTAAATTCTTCCACTATAAAGAAGATGATAAGATTAAAGGCGCCTACTTTATCTGTAATGATCAGAATATTGGTATCCTGACGCGCAGAACCTTCCCGCTATCTTCAGATGAGATACTTATTCCGATGGCGCCAGATTTACGCTGCTTCTTGCCCGATCGTACTAACCGACTTTCGGCGTTGCATCAGCCACAAATACGCAATGCCATATGGAAACTCGCCAGAAAGAAACAAAATTGTCTGGTCAAAGAAACGTTCTCTTCTAAGTTTGAAAAAACACGCCGTAATGAATATCAGCGGTTTCTTAAAAAAGGCGGAAGTGTAAAAAGCGTTGCTGATTGTTCTTCTGATGAACTGACTCATATTTTTATCGAGTTATTTCGGTCTCGTTTCGGCAATACTTCATCCTGCTATCCCGCTGATAACCTTGCCAACTTTTTTAGTCAACTGCATCACCTTCTGTTTGGGCATATTCTTTATATTGAAGGGATACCCTGTGCATTTGATATTGTACTGAAATCTGAAAGCCAGATGAACATCTACTTTGACGTATCTAATGGTGCAATTAAAAATGAGTGCAGGCCACTCAGTCCCGGCAGCATACTAATGTGGCTAAATATTAGCCGTGCCAGACATTACTGCCAGGAAAGACAAAAAAAATTGCTTTTTTCCATCGGCATACTAAAGCCTGAATGGGAATATAAGCGCATGTGGTCGACCCCCTATTTTACCGGAAAATCGATTTGCTAA
- the nxiA gene encoding putative nickel transporter yields MNNHTKRRGIALTVFLVGVNILAWIWAFCVFHHHAVMLSAAILAYSFGLRHAVDADHIAAIDTVTRKLMQQGKTPLGVGAFFSLGHSTIVVLACLAIVVTSMAFRDRIDVLHQYGSLIGTAVSAFFLLAMALLNLFILFNVWRQFRSVTRGESVRAHDEAIPGGLMTRIFQRTFRLVTSSWHMYFVGFLFGLGFDTATEVGLLGISASAANQGLSLWSMMIFPVLFTAGMALVDSLDNFVMVGAYGWAFSHPLRKLYYNMTITAASVIVALAIGGLEALGLIDDALQLSGTFWQTVSTLNDHMGNVGFWVVGAFVLFWLLSVLNYRWRGYDKITLNT; encoded by the coding sequence ATGAATAATCATACTAAACGACGGGGAATAGCATTAACCGTCTTTCTTGTCGGGGTTAACATCCTGGCCTGGATTTGGGCGTTCTGTGTTTTTCATCACCATGCCGTCATGCTAAGCGCAGCCATACTGGCGTATAGCTTTGGGCTGCGTCATGCGGTTGATGCCGATCATATCGCAGCCATCGATACCGTCACCCGTAAACTGATGCAGCAGGGTAAAACGCCTTTAGGCGTGGGGGCGTTTTTTTCATTGGGTCATTCGACCATTGTCGTTCTGGCATGTCTGGCGATTGTTGTGACGTCGATGGCATTTCGCGATCGTATTGATGTTTTGCATCAATATGGTTCGTTGATTGGTACGGCTGTTTCCGCTTTTTTTCTGCTGGCGATGGCCCTGCTTAACCTGTTTATTTTGTTCAACGTCTGGCGGCAATTTCGCTCGGTTACCCGCGGCGAGTCAGTGAGGGCGCATGACGAGGCGATACCTGGCGGGCTGATGACGCGTATATTTCAGCGTACGTTTCGTTTGGTCACTTCCAGTTGGCATATGTATTTTGTCGGTTTTCTGTTTGGTCTGGGATTTGATACCGCAACCGAGGTTGGGTTGCTGGGCATTTCCGCTTCAGCAGCTAACCAGGGGCTATCTCTCTGGTCAATGATGATTTTTCCTGTGCTGTTTACCGCCGGGATGGCGCTGGTAGATTCCCTGGATAACTTTGTCATGGTCGGCGCTTACGGTTGGGCTTTCTCGCATCCATTACGTAAGCTTTATTATAATATGACCATTACCGCCGCATCCGTCATTGTCGCGCTGGCGATTGGCGGGCTTGAGGCGCTGGGGTTGATTGATGATGCGTTACAGTTAAGCGGAACATTTTGGCAGACCGTCAGCACGCTTAACGATCATATGGGGAATGTGGGCTTCTGGGTAGTGGGTGCTTTTGTGCTATTCTGGCTGCTCTCGGTGTTGAATTATCGCTGGCGCGGCTATGATAAAATCACCCTCAATACCTGA
- the tctE gene encoding tricarboxylic transport regulatory protein (similar to E. coli putative 2-component sensor protein (AAC76062.1); Blastp hit to AAC76062.1 (449 aa), 30% identity in aa 160 - 447, 29% identity in aa 1 - 56) translates to MKWVKPQSLYLQLLLFLGLPLILLWGLSAFNSYVNALQAATQAYDRTLLSSARTVSERLVVRNNHLEVNVPWVVLDSFELNMNDRLYYKVVDPSGKVISGYDDLPVMPPATPRTRLYPALAWFYHTEYRGEAIRVARLLQPVNEGGIIGMAEIYVAETLQSRRYLAGQLLFSSWISQGLLVLLTLVLVGWLLRRILRPMRQLSSLMVRREPGLLTPLPELLPWSETRLLIVAFNRYIDRLRGILSRQERFSADASHQLKTPLAVLKTQAAVALASQHPHHWYESLQAMSVTLDSTIQLTERLLQLSAVKHKEQGERRFSPVNLYDIVQSGCFTRLAQARSKHIDLGYEGEQEAMWIEGDEVLLSELCGNLLDNALKYTPEQGIVTARLERDGDAVTLVVEDSGPGIDDEHIHLALQPFHRLDNVGNVAGAGIGLALVNDIARLHRTHPHFSRSEALGGLYVRIRFLSLVPQ, encoded by the coding sequence ATGAAGTGGGTTAAGCCGCAATCGTTGTACCTGCAACTCTTACTGTTCCTGGGGTTGCCGCTGATTCTGCTATGGGGGCTGTCGGCGTTTAACAGTTATGTCAATGCGCTACAGGCCGCCACTCAGGCTTATGATCGTACGTTGCTCTCCTCGGCGCGAACGGTATCGGAACGGCTGGTGGTGCGCAATAACCATCTGGAAGTTAACGTGCCCTGGGTGGTGCTGGATAGCTTCGAGCTTAATATGAATGATCGACTCTATTACAAAGTCGTCGACCCTTCCGGAAAGGTCATTTCCGGTTATGACGATCTGCCCGTCATGCCGCCCGCTACGCCCCGTACCCGGCTTTATCCGGCGCTGGCGTGGTTCTATCATACCGAGTATCGCGGCGAGGCGATCCGCGTGGCGCGTTTGCTACAGCCGGTCAACGAAGGCGGCATTATCGGCATGGCGGAGATTTATGTCGCAGAGACGCTGCAGTCCCGTCGTTATCTGGCGGGCCAACTGCTGTTCTCTTCCTGGATCTCACAGGGTCTGCTGGTGTTGCTGACCCTGGTGCTGGTTGGCTGGTTATTACGCCGGATCCTGCGCCCTATGCGTCAACTTTCGTCATTAATGGTACGCCGCGAACCGGGTCTGTTAACGCCGCTGCCGGAACTGCTGCCGTGGTCGGAAACACGCTTGTTAATCGTGGCGTTTAATCGCTACATTGACAGGCTCCGCGGCATCCTCTCCCGGCAGGAACGCTTTAGCGCCGATGCTTCTCACCAGTTAAAAACGCCGCTGGCGGTGTTAAAAACGCAGGCGGCGGTGGCGTTAGCCAGCCAGCACCCTCATCACTGGTACGAAAGTCTGCAGGCGATGAGCGTAACGCTGGATAGCACCATTCAGCTCACGGAAAGATTGTTGCAACTTTCTGCGGTAAAGCATAAAGAGCAGGGCGAGCGGCGTTTTTCCCCGGTGAATCTGTACGATATCGTACAGAGCGGCTGTTTTACCCGTCTGGCGCAGGCGCGCAGTAAACATATCGACCTGGGCTACGAAGGCGAACAGGAAGCGATGTGGATCGAGGGGGATGAGGTACTGCTTAGCGAGCTATGCGGAAACTTGCTGGATAATGCGCTGAAATACACGCCTGAGCAAGGCATCGTCACCGCGCGGCTTGAACGGGATGGCGATGCCGTGACGCTGGTTGTCGAAGATAGCGGTCCCGGCATCGATGATGAACACATCCATCTGGCGCTACAGCCGTTCCACCGGCTCGATAACGTAGGAAATGTGGCCGGGGCGGGCATTGGTCTGGCTTTGGTCAATGATATCGCACGCCTGCACCGTACTCATCCCCATTTTTCCCGTAGCGAAGCGTTGGGAGGGTTATACGTTCGGATACGCTTTTTAAGCCTTGTTCCGCAGTAA
- the tctD gene encoding tricarboxylic transport regulatory protein (transcriptional regulatory protein TCTD. (SW:TCTD_SALTY)) — protein sequence MRLLLAEDNRELAHWLEKALVQNGFAVDCVFDGLAADHLLHSEMYALAVLDINMPGMDGLEVVQRLRKRGQTLPVLLLTARSAVADRVKGLNVGADDYLPKPFELEELDARLRALLRRSAGQVHEVQQLGELIFHDEGYFLLQGQPLALTPREQALLTVLMYRRTRPVSRQQLFEQVFSLNDEVSPESIELYIHRLRKKLQGSDVRITTLRGLGYVLERGDEVG from the coding sequence ATGCGTCTCTTATTGGCAGAAGATAACCGTGAGCTGGCTCACTGGCTGGAGAAAGCGCTGGTGCAAAACGGCTTTGCCGTGGACTGCGTATTTGACGGCCTGGCGGCTGACCATCTTCTGCACAGTGAAATGTACGCGCTGGCGGTGCTGGATATCAATATGCCGGGAATGGATGGACTGGAGGTGGTGCAACGGCTGCGTAAACGCGGTCAGACCTTGCCCGTTTTGCTGCTCACGGCGCGAAGCGCGGTGGCGGATCGCGTAAAAGGTCTCAACGTCGGCGCGGATGACTATCTGCCGAAACCCTTTGAACTGGAAGAGCTGGATGCCCGTTTACGGGCCTTGCTCCGACGCAGCGCTGGGCAGGTTCATGAAGTTCAGCAACTGGGGGAATTGATCTTTCATGATGAAGGGTATTTTCTGTTACAGGGGCAGCCGTTAGCGCTGACGCCGCGTGAGCAGGCGCTCTTAACCGTATTGATGTACCGACGAACGCGACCAGTTTCGCGTCAGCAGCTTTTTGAACAGGTGTTCAGCCTGAACGATGAGGTAAGCCCTGAAAGCATTGAACTTTATATTCATCGACTGCGTAAAAAACTTCAGGGAAGCGATGTACGAATTACGACGCTGCGCGGCCTGGGTTATGTGCTGGAGCGCGGCGATGAAGTGGGTTAA
- a CDS encoding tricarboxylic transport protein encodes MKKQLLRTLTASILLMSTSVLAQEAPSRTECIAPAKPGGGFDLTCKLIQVSLLETGAIEKPMRVTYMPGGVGAVAYNAIVAQRPGEPGTVVAFSGGSLLNLSQGKFGRYGVDDVRWLASVGTDYGMIAVRADSPWKTLKDLMTAMEKDPNSVVIGAGASIGSQDWMKSALLAQKANVDPHKMRYVAFEGGGEPVTALMGNHVQVVSGDLSEMVPYLGGDKIRVLAVFSENRLPGQLANIPTAKEQGYDLVWPIIRGFYVGPKVSDADYQWWVDTFKKLQQTDEFKKQRDLRGLFEFDMTGQQLDDYVKKQVTDYREQAKAFGLAK; translated from the coding sequence ATGAAAAAACAATTACTTCGTACCCTTACTGCAAGCATTTTATTAATGAGTACCTCTGTTCTGGCGCAGGAGGCGCCGTCGCGAACGGAATGTATCGCGCCAGCCAAACCTGGCGGCGGTTTCGACCTCACCTGTAAGCTGATTCAGGTGAGTTTGCTGGAGACTGGCGCTATCGAGAAACCCATGCGGGTAACGTATATGCCCGGCGGCGTCGGCGCTGTGGCCTATAACGCGATAGTCGCCCAACGCCCTGGCGAACCCGGGACTGTGGTCGCCTTTTCCGGCGGTTCGCTGCTCAACCTGTCGCAGGGGAAATTTGGTCGCTACGGCGTGGATGATGTGCGCTGGCTGGCAAGCGTGGGCACTGATTACGGCATGATCGCCGTGCGTGCGGATTCTCCGTGGAAAACGCTGAAAGATCTGATGACGGCGATGGAAAAAGATCCCAACAGCGTGGTCATTGGCGCTGGCGCCTCTATTGGCAGCCAGGACTGGATGAAGTCGGCATTGCTGGCGCAAAAGGCGAACGTCGACCCGCACAAGATGCGCTACGTTGCCTTTGAGGGCGGCGGCGAGCCGGTGACGGCATTAATGGGCAACCATGTTCAGGTTGTCTCCGGCGATCTCAGTGAAATGGTGCCTTATCTGGGCGGCGACAAAATCCGCGTGCTTGCCGTCTTTTCAGAAAATCGTCTGCCGGGCCAGCTTGCCAATATCCCTACCGCTAAAGAACAGGGCTACGACCTGGTGTGGCCGATTATTCGCGGCTTCTACGTCGGGCCCAAAGTCAGCGATGCCGATTACCAGTGGTGGGTGGATACCTTCAAGAAGCTCCAGCAAACCGACGAGTTTAAAAAGCAGCGCGATCTGCGCGGCCTGTTTGAGTTCGACATGACCGGCCAGCAGCTCGATGACTACGTGAAAAAACAGGTTACTGATTACCGTGAACAGGCGAAAGCCTTCGGACTCGCGAAATAA
- a CDS encoding tricarboxylic transport protein — protein MMSDRIFAGIWLLLCIAGLFIAWQIQSEYSYEPVGPRPFPLGIIGLMALCALALLLRHPDTVSWPRRHVLQKLITMIIILLMYAWGFEWLGFPIATALLTMVIGMLFGATIPAAGISGAVLGILLWYAFDRLLDVTLPLGAWLS, from the coding sequence ATGATGAGCGATCGTATCTTTGCGGGTATCTGGCTGTTGCTCTGTATCGCCGGGCTATTCATCGCCTGGCAGATCCAAAGCGAATACAGCTATGAACCCGTCGGCCCCCGCCCTTTTCCGCTGGGGATTATCGGCCTGATGGCGCTCTGCGCGCTGGCGCTGTTATTGCGCCATCCCGACACGGTGAGCTGGCCGCGCCGCCATGTTCTGCAAAAGCTAATTACCATGATCATCATCCTGTTGATGTATGCCTGGGGATTCGAATGGCTGGGTTTTCCCATCGCCACCGCGCTTCTCACCATGGTTATCGGGATGCTGTTCGGCGCCACGATTCCGGCGGCGGGTATCTCCGGCGCGGTATTGGGCATTCTGCTGTGGTATGCCTTTGACCGGCTGCTTGATGTCACCTTACCTCTCGGCGCCTGGCTGAGTTAA